One window of the Triticum dicoccoides isolate Atlit2015 ecotype Zavitan chromosome 3B, WEW_v2.0, whole genome shotgun sequence genome contains the following:
- the LOC119276542 gene encoding zinc finger CCHC domain-containing protein 9-like isoform X1 produces the protein MLLRLPYARPAPSTARWRLERARARPAQLLRRGHAAASLADGAGAPLHYDPLADLLGPDVGPSPPQNTAPVAGKGKLRSWVGPNGQYYRELPCPNCRGRGYTPCKKCGIDRSSLDCPMCNGKGIRMCMQCGGECVIWQESIDEQPWEEVRSSSPLKVKEDDEVDRLEIKIDTSKRPRRTYPSPSPEVAMKISRSLRSLNAKTGLFTKHMKIIHQDAKLHAQRVAAIKRTKGTAAARNQASEKQKAFFRDPENRLKRSIAMKGVKFYCSKCGQEGHRSFYCPTVREISARVQFRCRLCGGKGHNSRTCGNPKSENEHQRQPRHCSQCGEMGHNRRNCPGSPEVEAGASGYIIKKVNRHNSGVYSCSFCKEKGHNRRTCPKRNASLGQ, from the exons ATGCTACTGCGCCTTCCGTACGCCCGCCCCGCGCCGTCCACAGCTCGATGGAGGCTGGAGCGGGCGCGGGCCCGGCCGGCACAGCTGCTCCGCCGAGGGCACGCCGCCGCTTCCTTAGCCGACGGCGCCGGAGCGCCG CTCCACTACGACCCGTTGGCCGACCTTCTCGGCCCAGATGTCGGCCCCAGCCCCCCGCA GAATACTGCCCCGGTTGCAGGGAAGGGGAAGCTGAGGTCCTGGGTTGGTCCAAATGGGCAATACTATCGAGAGCTGCCTTGCCCTAACTGTAGGGGTAGAGGATACACTCCTTGCAAAAAATGCGGGATAGATAGATCCAGCTTGGATTGCCCTATGTGCAATGGCAAG GGGATTAGGATGTGTATGCAATGTGGTGGAGAATGTGTGATATGGCAAGAATCTATTGATGAACAACCATGGGAGGAAGTTCGATCTAG TTCACCCTTGAAAGTAAAGGAAGATGATGAGGTCGATAGACTAGAGATAAAGATCGACACCTCAAAAAGACCGAGGCGTACTTATCCATCACCATCCCCGGAAGTTGCCATGAAGATTAGCCGATCTCTAAGA AGTCTGAATGCTAAAACAGGATTGTTTACTAAGCACATGAAGATTATACACCAAGACGCCAAATTGCATGCTCAAAGAGTTGCTGCGATTAAG AGAACAAAAGGTACTGCTGCAGCAAGAAATCAGGCTTCTGAAAAACAAAAAGCATTCTTCAGGGATCCTGAGAATCGGCTCAAGAGAAGCATTGCCATGAAAG GGGTGAAATTTTACTGCAGTAAATGCGGGCAAGAAGGACATCGAAGCTTCTATTGCCCAACAGTGAGGGAAATTTCAGCCAGAGTGCAATTCAGATGCCGGTTATGTGGGGGAAAGGGGCATAATAGCCGAACATGTGGAAACCCAAAGTCAGAGAATGAACATCAGCGGCAACCTCGGCACTGCAGCCAATGCGGTGAAATGGGTCACAACCGACGAAACTGCCCTGGGTCTCCAGAGGTGGAGGCTGGCGCTTCTGGCTATATTATTAAGAAAGTTAACCGTCATAATTCAGGTGTTTATTCATGTAGCTTCTGCAAAGAAAAGGGGCATAATAGACGGACATGTCCGAAAAGAAATGCTAGCTTAGGACAATGA
- the LOC119276540 gene encoding myosin-11-like gives MFSFKSSVKSSSSGNQVSTPRFTEESDMHEQLNKLQEELVREKEEKVRALDEIEELKKKSSKKKKLKGSSGDDQLDLARRLEQLEVELEAARDSEKNMLVSLEAQTKQLEQTKVSLEEAKLEIDSLQDNNKTLVALSSNPTRQPARNFRRRGVMSFSFADPAEVETFSLQRDLKLAVEAEEKCKKAMDDLAIALTEQTTAAREAKMELSMVQAQLKNATTELENSKASLEIMEEKLRLAHEEAARLNFESDELAAASKEKERGLIDCIKIFEGEMNKAKEENDKLFESQRVIRDENSRLREMLKHAVNEANVAKESLEIARVENSQLQEDMSEKENTLKSIVQEYESLKVSEAAAQSSIKELKDMIDAMFSSESAKTSAEASPIDAKGGDGKGRYVAADNMYSDVESSPRSKDIRSPARQQKRTILRKFGDIMKKRNPQTQSVI, from the exons ATGTTCTCCTTCAAGTCCAG CGTCAAGTCGTCTTCCAGTGGGAACCAAGTTTCCACGCCGCGCTTCACTGAGGAATCAGATATGCACGAGCAGTTGAACAAGTTGCAGGAGGAGCTGGTAAGGGAGAAAGAGGAGAAGGTACGTGCACTGGATGAGATAGAGGAGCTCAAGAAGAAAAGCAGtaagaagaagaagctaaaagggaGTAGCGGAGATGATCAGTTGGACCTTGCACGCAGATTAGAGCAGTTGGAAGTTGAGCTGGAGGCAGCAAGGGATTCAGAGAAGAACATGCTAGTGTCGCTGGAGGCCCAAACAAAGCAGCTTGAACAAACCAAGGTATCTCTGGAGGAGGCCAAGCTTGAGATAGATTCACTTCAAGACAACAACAAGACCTTGGTTGCACTGTCCTCTAATCCAACTAGACAGCCAGCCAGGAATTTCAGAAGAAGGggtgtaatgtccttctcctttgcCGATCCTGCTGAGGTGGAGACATTCTCATTACAGCGTGACCTCAAGTTGGCTGTCGAAGCTGAGGAGAAGTGCAAGAAAGCCATGGATGACTTGGCGATAGCCTTGACGGAACAAACCACGGCAGCTAGAGAGGCAAAAATGGAGCTCTCGATGGTGCAAGCTCAGTTGAAAAATGCAACAACTGAATTGGAGAACTCAAAGGCCTCTCTGGAAATCATGGAAGAAAAGCTCCGGTTGGCACACGAAGAGGCTGCCAGACTGAACTTTGAGTCGGATGAGTTGGCAGCAGcctcaaaagagaaagagagaggactcATCGATTGCATCAAGATATTTGAGGGGGAGATGAACAAAGCAAAAGAAGAGAATGACAAACTGTTTGAATCACAGAGAGTGATCAGAGATGAGAATTCCAGGCTGAGGGAAATGCTGAAGCATGCGGTTAATGAAGCCAATGTAGCAAAAGAATCCTTGGAGATTGCCAGGGTAGAGAATTCTCAGCTTCAAGAAGACATGTCTGAGAAAGAGAATACCTTAAAGAGCATCGTGCAAGAATACGAGTCCTTGAAGGTAAGTGAGGCTGCTGCACAGAGTAGCATTAAAGAATTGAAGGACATGATTGATGCTATGTTCAGTTCAGAGTCGGCCAAAACCTCGGCAGAAGCATCACCCATAGATGCCAAGGGAGGCGACGGGAAAGGAAGATATGTGGCAGCAGATAATATGTACTCTGATGTTGAAAGCTCTCCTCGTTCAAAGGATATCAGGAGTCCTGCAAGGCAGCAAAAGAGGACGATTCTTAGGAAATTTGGTGACATAATGAAGAAAAGAAACCCTCAAACTCAAAGTGTAATCTAG
- the LOC119276542 gene encoding uncharacterized protein LOC119276542 isoform X2, whose amino-acid sequence MLLRLPYARPAPSTARWRLERARARPAQLLRRGHAAASLADGAGAPLHYDPLADLLGPDVGPSPPQNTAPVAGKGKLRSWVGPNGQYYRELPCPNCRGRGYTPCKKCGIDRSSLDCPMCNGKGIRMCMQCGGECVIWQESIDEQPWEEVRSSSPLKVKEDDEVDRLEIKIDTSKRPRRTYPSPSPEVAMKISRSLRSLNAKTGLFTKHMKIIHQDAKLHAQRVAAIKVLLQQEIRLLKNKKHSSGILRIGSREALP is encoded by the exons ATGCTACTGCGCCTTCCGTACGCCCGCCCCGCGCCGTCCACAGCTCGATGGAGGCTGGAGCGGGCGCGGGCCCGGCCGGCACAGCTGCTCCGCCGAGGGCACGCCGCCGCTTCCTTAGCCGACGGCGCCGGAGCGCCG CTCCACTACGACCCGTTGGCCGACCTTCTCGGCCCAGATGTCGGCCCCAGCCCCCCGCA GAATACTGCCCCGGTTGCAGGGAAGGGGAAGCTGAGGTCCTGGGTTGGTCCAAATGGGCAATACTATCGAGAGCTGCCTTGCCCTAACTGTAGGGGTAGAGGATACACTCCTTGCAAAAAATGCGGGATAGATAGATCCAGCTTGGATTGCCCTATGTGCAATGGCAAG GGGATTAGGATGTGTATGCAATGTGGTGGAGAATGTGTGATATGGCAAGAATCTATTGATGAACAACCATGGGAGGAAGTTCGATCTAG TTCACCCTTGAAAGTAAAGGAAGATGATGAGGTCGATAGACTAGAGATAAAGATCGACACCTCAAAAAGACCGAGGCGTACTTATCCATCACCATCCCCGGAAGTTGCCATGAAGATTAGCCGATCTCTAAGA AGTCTGAATGCTAAAACAGGATTGTTTACTAAGCACATGAAGATTATACACCAAGACGCCAAATTGCATGCTCAAAGAGTTGCTGCGATTAAG GTACTGCTGCAGCAAGAAATCAGGCTTCTGAAAAACAAAAAGCATTCTTCAGGGATCCTGAGAATCGGCTCAAGAGAAGCATTGCCATGA
- the LOC119281400 gene encoding pentatricopeptide repeat-containing protein At4g02750-like, with protein MHPARAPAIVASRLLVRDNQRITALARAGDLAAARRVFDAMPRRDVVSWNALLTALWRVGRDLPAARRLFDDMPSRNVISWNSVVAGCLAHGDLAAASAYFARTPRRNVASWNAMLAGLVRLGCMNDAERLFGEMPERNVVSYTTMVDGLARRGEVGRARAVFDEMPERNLVSWAAMISGYVDNSMLDEARKLFAAMPEKNVMASTAMITGYCKEGDVGSARKLFDEIYVKDVISWNAMIAGYVHNGYGEEALKLHIIMLREGTKPDHATLIATLTACSALALLRQGRSTHAVAVKTMLESSTSFCNALITMYSKCGDVSESELVFINLKSQDIVSWNTMIAAYAQHGKYQKAISLFHEMETRGLIPNDITILSVLSACGHVGRVDDSLELFDLMSFKYAICPGAEHYACIIDILGRAGQFEKACSYIKDMPFESEKNVWGALLGASKTHGNVQLGELAAKMLVQSDSGSSGPYVMLSNIYAAAGMWGEVNRIRGQMKEKGVKKQPGYSWTEIANRVHMFVGGDASHPEMNKIISELRKISFHMQMMANETHTMVEMSQESR; from the exons ATGCACCCAGCGCGTGCTCCTGCCATCGTCGCCTCTCGCCTCCTCGTCCGCGACAACCAGCGCATCACCGCCCTCGCCCGCGCTGGCGACCTGGCCGCGGCGCGCCGGGTGTTCGACGCCATGCCCCGCCGCGACGTCGTCTCCTGGAACGCGCTCCTCACCGCGCTCTGGCGCGTCGGCCGGGACCTGCCCGCGGCGCGCCGCCTCTTCGACGACATGCCGTCCCGCAACGTTATCTCCTGGAACTCCGTCGTCGCAGGCTGCCTCGCGCATGGCGACCTGGCTGCCGCCTCCGCCTACTTCGCGCGTACCCCGCGTCGCAACGTGGCCTCGTGGAACGCCATGCTTGCCGGGCTCGTCCGGCTCGGCTGCATGAACGACGCGGAGAGGCTGTTCGGTGAAATGCCTGAGCGGAACGTGGTGTCGTACACCACCATGGTTGATGGGCTCGCGCGACGTGGGGAGGTGGGTAGGGCGCGTGCGGTGTTTGACGAAATGCCTGAGAGGAACTTAGTGTCGTGGGCAGCGATGATAAGTGGGTATGTTGACAACAGCATGCTCGACGAGGCAAGAAAACTGTTTGCAGCGATGCCAGAGAAGAATGTCATGGCATCCACCGCCATGATCACTGGATATTGCAAGGAAGGAGATGTGGGGAGCGCCAGGAAGCTTTTTGATGAGATTTATGTCAAAGATGTCATCTCGTGGAACGCCATGATTGCAG GTTATGTTCATAATGGATACGGAGAAGAAGCTTTGAAATTGCACATCATAATGCTCAGAGAAGGTACAAAACCAGATCATGCGACTCTTATTGCAACCCTGACAGCATGCTCTGCTCTTGCTTTGCTCAGACAAGGAAGATCAACACATGCTGTTGCCGTCAAAACAATGTTAGAATCTAGCACATCTTTTTGTAATGCTTTGATCACAATGTATAGCAAGTGTGGTGATGTCAGTGAGTCAGAGTTGGTCTTCATAAACCTTAAAAGCCAGGACATTGTTTCGTGGAACACAATGATCGCGGCATATGCACAACATGGCAAATATCAGAAAGCTATTTCTCTCTTCCATGAGATGGAAACACGTGGGCTAATACCGAACGATATTACCATCCTTAGTGTGCTATCAGCATGTGGGCATGTTGGCAGGGTGGATGACAGCTTGGAACTATTTGATCTTATGTCATTCAAATACGCGATATGTCCAGGAGCTGAACACTATGCTTGTATTATCGATATATTGGGACGAGCAGGACAGTTCGAGAAAGCTTGTAGTTACATAAAAGACATGCCATTTGAATCTGAGAAGAATGTTTGGGGTGCATTGTTGGGGGCTTCCAAGACTCATGGCAATGTGCAGTTGGGTGAACTTGCGGCGAAAATGCTTGTGCAGTCAGACTCAGGAAGTTCAGGGCCTTATGTGATGCTTTCAAATATATATGCTGCTGCTGGCATGTGGGGTGAAGTCAATCGAATAAGAGGTCAAATGAAGGAAAAAGGTGTGAAGAAACAACCTGGATACAGCTGGACTGAAATTGCTAATAGAGTTCATATGTTTGTGGGTGGTGATGCATCTCATCCAGAGATGAACAAGATCATATCTGAGCTGAGAAAAATCAGCTTTCATATGCAAATGATGGCCAATGAAACTCATACAATGGTAGAGATGTCCCAGGAATCTAGATAG